The sequence TCTCCTCAGAGGTTACACAGTTaatgaacggtttaaccccaacgtCTTCAGTCAGGCTCTGGTCAGTTGATGCCCTCAGATGGAGTGTCTCCTCATCCACAAAACGGCAAATCCGTTTTGATAAATTGTAGCAATTGGTTATTGGCTCCTCTGTCCGAGGCTTCGTGTTTGAAGCTATGGACTTCAACAAAGGTTCGGAACAGATATTTGTAAAAAGGTTCGAAACACAGCTGACCAATGCCATACTTAAGGTTAAACTGTCCTTTGACTGTTTAACACCTTAAAGTAAGCCAGTGCCACCGACCTcatggcactataacaacttcattctgTTTACATTGTTATTGTGTACAGAGTGTCCCTTCAACTCTCCTTTATTTCCATTTTAAAAATAGTTATCTAAAAGCGGGAATCTCCATAGTTTGTACAAGTactgggttactcactaaagcgagaattgtctgaatttttaaaaggacactccaggtacccagaccacttctgcccattggagtggtctgggtgccaactcccactacccttaaccctgcaactgtaattattgtagttttcataaactgcaataattactttgcagggttaagtcctcccctagtggctgtctactagacagccactagagggcacttcctggtctatagcacaggttttctgtgctatagcgtcgctggacgtcctcacgctgtgtgaggacctccagcgtcgctaaaatccccatacgaaagcattttcaatgctttcctatggagaggtctaatgcgcgtgcacggcATTGCCGAGCATGCGCGTTAGGTCTCCCCAGGTGGCGGGCGTGATCAGTCTCCCCGCtggctgacgtgatgaagggggagggacattgtcgctgcctttggtaagtgactgaaggggttttcaccccttcagcaaccggaggtgggagggagaggggacctgcagtgccaggaaaactgattgctttcctggcactggagagtccctttaatcttaTGCCAGAATAGCTGAATTGCAAGTGCTAACATGGAGGAACTTTTCCAATACAGCAGTTTTTAGTTCATAATATTGACCGTATATTTTTCCGTTAATTACACGGTGCACTTGTGTTCATATACAGTTTTTTGTGTTACATTCCCAAGTAAAACATTGCTTTATACTACTTTGAAAAGTGTGGCGATTCCAGCTTGCTATACCGGTTTACATCAAATGACTTTCTCTGtcaaatttaaaatgaaaataaacttcCAGTACTCAAAATATCTTTTTATAgttgaaaatgttttattattgttcagaTTCTTTAGACTAAAGGGCTCACAAAGACCCTAATATTCTAGCTTGTTTTTGTTATCGATGTGTTTTACTAGTTTGTGTTATCAGTGTGTCTAACTTTCATTTATAGTTTACTTCTGATTTATCTCTCTCAGGGCTCCCATCGCAGCCACATGGGGGACAGTAGCAGGAGTGGGGCTGATTTGGGCCACGGACTGGAGGCTTTTTCTTGACTATGTACCATATGTGAATGGAAAGTTTAAAGACAAGTGAATCTAAACACATgggttataaaaatatttaacagagtaggtaagtttttttttttttttttttcccccagtttcAGCTTAAGTTTTACATTTGTTAAAATGCTCTGAATTTGTTTATAGTATATGATGGGTTGCATCCTTTTAGTGTCATTGAGATTTTGTAATGCATGCCTCTCCTTCCGTTCTGTTTGGTTCAAATTTGTAGATTACATTTTATTACAAACATGATAGATGTTTCAAATGAACACCGTTACATTTAAGATTTTCATGAAATCTCGACAACAAGAAATGGATACACACTGCCTTGGGTATCTAAGCGGGGATGTCAAACTGCTCAATCCAGACTGTCCTGTTACTCTGTGCCAGCTGACAGAGTAACAGGAAAGTTGACAAGTCACATgacattgggggtgggggggcatggaaggctgctgcacagccATTTGGCTGACCTGTAGACACTTCCCTTGATCAGGAAAAGACTGATAATCAGGAGTATTTCATTCTGATCTTATCTTATGTCATTATCTAAAAGTCCTTTATGGATAAGTGGATAAGCCACGGTTCCACCTCACCTATAGTAGCCCTGTATTGCTTCTTTACACTTCCATATATCTCAGAGATACATGATGTGTTCAAATTAAAATATAGGGATTTGCTCCCCTTTCCTCTGTTCCAGCGTAGCCAACTTTGAGCTTTGTGGGCATTACTCTTCATGTAACATCCACCTCTGGGCCTTCCTCAGCTTCTAGTCTTTAGTGATTTGTCCTGCTTGGGGACACGTCCTTAAGCAGGGCAAACCTTATTGCCAGTGTCTGAATGGAGTCACCTCACTCTGTCCCTCTAATCCCTATATAGTGTTAGAAGCGTTGTCTGTGGGAAGTCTTTTCTGCTAACCCATGTCAGacccaaggtttttttttttttttttttaatatataatctaAATATTTGCTTGATAAACTTCTAGCATTATAGTTAGATAGCATTTTATGCTCAATCCAATGAGCATAAGAGTTGTTTGGGACATGACTGGGCGGTGTGCAGACACATGCCTAGCTGGTAACCTGCATTTGAGACACCCTTCTCccatcaggggaagaggataaggTTTTAGATTTGGCATGGGCAAGTTGTGTGGGTCTGAGACTGCATAGGAGGAGGTCAAACTTTCTACTTGGGGATATCTTTTCCCTAGAGGCAGGCTTATATTTGCATCAGTGTTTGCAAATCACTGCACTTCTAAGCCACACTGATATGGGGAAATGAAGCAAGGTAATCTTTGCTGTTATGGACCATTAAAATGGTGCTTAAAGAGACTTTTTTTGGAGGGTTTATCTAAAATGTTAACAAGCGCAACAATGATTATTAAAACTATTTTCTCTCTGTTCCAGCTTTGTGTGGATTCTTCTGTGACAGCAGTCAAGCTGGCTACTAACAAGCCTCATTTTGAGCTCTTGCACATGTTCTGAATCCTTGCTCTCTGGAAGAAGCTGCTTATTTAAAAGTCAGTTATACAATTTCAATTAGGATGTTGCCATTAAAAACTTCCAAGATAACTGAATACATACTTTGTGAACAAtcttattacattattttatgtgTACATTCTAAAACGATCATGCTGAAAAGTTGATTAATAAAGTAATTGTAATTTTCTCCACGGAGTTGAATTGTATAATTTGACATGTTTTATCTTCACAGTATGATGTATACAACACAAACAGCCAAGAATATTTCAGCAGTGCACAAACAAGGATTCAAATGGTTCTCTACTAACAGATGAAATATCCTCAACAATCCATCTAGCCTGATCCTTATTTGAGCCATTGAGGCCCTAAAGTAGACGTGTGATATAATGCAGTTGggagtttttaataaattatttattgtgAGCCTACTGATGCAAATAACAACATCTTCTAAAGCAATCAATATATTTAACATGTTGATACTTTCCAATTAATTGCTTTAGGAGTTAAGATAATGTCTCCTCCACAGCAATACCACCAGCATGGTTGTGTGGGTGGGTTTCATGCTAATTTAACACCTGCCTCCCTCTGACACAATAGGCCATGCTTGGAAATACTTCCCTGAGTCAGAGGGAGTGATGGTGTCTGCTTCCCAGGGGAGCAGACTGCACACGTGCTATAACTGTAACACAGAGCAGACGATCTTGGGAAGTTTTCCCTATCTCCTGTCACTTCTGGGCATAAAGGACTGTGCTGATAAATGATTGACAGATGAGTGGAAACaactaatttttatttaaataggcACACAATACAGAGGTGGACAGAGCTGGAAGGGCTCAAAGGAGAAAGGGGGAGGGTAAATAGTGGCTTCCACTTGCAGGTACACACTCTCACCATTGTCTTGAAGAGTAGAACCATTTGTTGCTGTGCGTGCTGACGACAGACTATTTCTGCACAGAGTTTACGTTCGGCAGTTCTTTTCAGAGTTCCAGGCTTTATACTTCACCTGTCATGATAGTTTGAATAACCATTTAATCATACCATATCCACTGTATAGATTTGCATAGTCTTTCAGATATTCCTGTTAATGCCAGATACACTTCTTTTGATATCTTTCTTATTCCATGCAGCAGCCGTAATGCATAAGGTACTTTCCTCTGTCACAGGGTAGGCAACATTGAAAAGATTGAAGAAAAAATGCAGTTTTCACCCCCAGGCTACCACATGGATTTCCCCATTGTATGCCTGtccttgacttttttttttgataaataattaagacaatatggtaattttaagCTAAATTATGTTTTGACATTGTCACATGCAACATGTTCCCAGAGAATGGCATGTCAGTTTTGACTTGGAGATTGCAGTATTCATCATTGTGTTCCACGGTCTTTAAACACGGATGTCTTTGGGACTGAAATAATCAGTACTGACCATTAATCTGGCCCGCAATTGCTTTCAAACATGCAATGCTTAAAAAGACACACCTAGTCAATAAGCCTACAGGCCTGCCTTCATTTTTAGGGATATTGAGATAATTGGAAGCTTGGACCTTGGGTCAGAGCCTGCCCTTATCACCTCACGGATTAAAGTGCTTTTCccagaaaaaaattatgaaacTGTAAAGTGAATTACATTAAATGAGAGGGAGGCCTGGAGTTAACTATATTCCCCCACCACCTGCATTGAATATTTATATGAGGAGAgagatatttttttctaaataagtgGACACTGACACTAAGCAACAGAACAATAGTGGCTAAAAGGGAATCGGTCTGGGATGAATTTTAATATTGCCTGTTGTGCGATTCTGAATGCACCTCCTTCGCACTAGTGTCTTTCTACCATCCCTTGCTGCCACAGGTTATATAGCTCCCATCTGCACTGCATACGTCTCCACCATATCCTTCATGTGTATATTGGTCCCCACCACCCCCTAGTCTGTCTGTCCCCATCTCAACATGTTTGTTCCCAACAGCTCATCATATGTATATCCCCCCCACATGTCACAAACACTTCAAACTGCCCAATTAATTCTTTGTCCCAGCTTTCCACTTTACTCTCTCACCAATCCCTTCCTTACTGATGCAGCCAACCACCCATGCTCTCAACTGTTTCTCACTCATCCTCACTCTCCCATGTGTTCTGTGTCCCATCTCACTTGTATCTACCACCCATACTTCCTTGCATCCCATTTTAGTTTTCGTCCCGAAGCTATATTCCTCTTCCCCCCTCCTAAAGTATTCCCTCATATTCTCCTCTAAACCGAACAGCAGAAAGTGGCCAAGCAATATCGATCTCTGCCTTCCTCCTGCCAGGCATAGTCATAGCTCTTCCAGCTCAGTTGAGGTTATGCCTAGTGTGTGGATTTGACTCATTGTTTTATGTCACACTAAGCCCATACAGGAAAACTAGGACACCTATAAAGAGCAATGCTAAACCAGACCTTGTGATTCTGGAGAGTGTCTCACAGTTGGTGCTTACTTgcatgcagaatgtgtataaaatAACAGCAGTAGTGATCTACTGGTCAATCTCTAAATGGTCCCCTCCAGATCAATGCTGCAGAACTGTGCTATAGCCTCGAAGTCAGGGGATCCACTCCTGCTCTGCTGGATGTGTGGAGCACGTTGAACATCCCGATCAGGAGAAccaggagggaaaaaaaaagagcacATGGTGTTCTCCAGATCGGAGTATTCCAAGTGCTCCACATGTCAGAGGTCATGGGAATTGCCAGGTAACTATGGTAACCCCGTGAGTAGTTTAGGCATTCGTAAAGTTACAGGACACAGCAAAACACTATAGTTTTATAATATACTTTGATattcagaacatgcatttctagtTAGTGAATGCTGACGTAAATACCAAAATATACGCAAATTACAGGTTGAGGagcagcgcacacacaaaaagaATAGAGTTTTACATTTTAGAAGGCTACATAAAatcatcttagcaaacaaatatggggattcagttacaccatctctagactgtaagcttgtttgagcagggtcatcaacctattgtttctgtaacattttgtatttgtctCACGTATTGTTAAATTACCCCCTTCTATAATACTCTAAAactctgcagaataagttggtgctatataaatgcccataataataatatggcCACAATATGTAAAGCCCACCAATATGTCACAATACCCCAATATAGGCGCGTGATACACTAAATTTAACATGGAAGAtttacatgctaactgcaatacttactgctaagTCTCCTCGGACACCTACTGCTGCCCCTCAAGAtattattctgctctgtcagacaTCTGGACAAGCAACATTAAATAGAGTGCTTAGTACTATAAGATAGTAGCAGGTATCCAGGAGCTAATTAAATGGAgtagtattaaaaataataaaaatattatgaagTGGATAAATATGATTAAAACATATTAATGGAGATCTCGAGTTAAAAATAACTGTATGGCATGGGTGTCCTTGACTCTGGAAAATGGAGCATCCCAGGGTAAATACCACCTTTTGCCAATTGTTATACTTCCAAGTAGAGTGAAAGATTATAAATATACTCCAAATAACACTGACTATTATCACGCAAGTATAATACTTGCTAAATCAAGCAAAACCAGTACCGTACACTGGTTGCTGTATGCAGTATAAAATTATCGCTGAGAAACAACTGAGAgtgtaaaaaaatcaaatttattccaaaatatttaaaaatagaataaaaaatgagTCCATAGATACAATACCAATATTAAAGGCGTATAATACAAAATAACCTTGTTCTCAGGCAAGGATGGATGTAGATGCTACTTGCGATATTGACATCCAGATTCTGATTGCTGGTGAGGACGGTGTGCGTACCACATTGTGTTCCACCTCGAGCCTCACTTCGGGGGAACAGCGCTGCTTGTCAGAAGATGTTGCTGGGATCCGAGGTGATGTCTGCGATCTTTACGCTGCTACCTTGGCTGGTTGTGACTCGATAGACTTGCTGTGTACTGTTTCagttgacttactaataacaatttacacAACTACACTGTAGATTAGgacaataacaatgtatcttatttacacagaccgagttctaaacacatttatcgtggtttaaccccttaaggaccaaacttctggaataaaagggaatcatgacatgtcacacatgtcgtgtgtctttaaggggttaaagacacattactgtgaagctctattataataataataattatacttcAGAGACAGCAGCCAAACGGAGCTCCTGAAAAACAAAAGGGACATTATAGCAAAGAAGGACAGAGTGATTTGGGttaaaaatagggactgtccctcataCTACAGGGACACTTGGGCGGTGTGTaaaatacaaaaagctgtagtggttatggtacttagagtgctggggttaaaatgaaaaacaataaacCGCCTCTCCATAGTCACATGGAAACCATTCCACCCATAGACATATAATGCcatacatataatgtattatatgtctatgattCCAACTGTGTTATGAATGTGCCCTTGCCcacagttaaaatggccgcccttTTTTTTCTCAGTTTCCCACAATTAGAGTTCTAAACCCCGCTGACTACTCTAGTGATTATACTGGCGACAgacgcttatttttttttttattgtttccgaACTCTCGCGAGACTGTGGGCTCTCTCCGCAGGATTCCCGTGCGACCCTCCCACTCTCGCGTTTAGAACTCCGCGCGTGTGTGATGATGGTTTCTCTACCCCAACCACACCGTGACGTCACAGTGGAGCTCAGCCCGCCTCGCCTCGTCTCCGCCATGTCCTCCACCAATCAGCGCGCGCAGAGTTATGGCGAATGGATCCAATCAGGGCCGCATCCGAGCGGCGGAGGGATACGCGAAGCCAACGACGATATCATTACCGAGCGCGGTATGGAGAGGAAACGGTGGGAGTGCTCGGCCCTGCCGCAGGGGTGGAAGAAGGAGGAGGTGACCCGGAGGTCGGGCCTGTCCGCCGGCAAGAGCGATGTCTATTACTATAGGTGGGCTGGGGGGATGGGGGCTCTGGAGGCAGGAAAGCCCGGCAATGCCATGCAGATTAAGGAGGtgggggggccaggggggcatAGGCTCCACACAAGAATGGGGCGAGATGGAGAGAGGTTGGTCATCATGGTGGGCAGACAAAGACATGCCACAAACAGCCAGCAAGCAGGGAGCATGGAGACAGccggacagggaggagagggagggatggAGTGCAGGTCATTAGGGATTGATTACTGATTATTAGTTATTGATCAGGGCTGCAGGCAGGGATTAACAGGGcagtgcagggagggagggggagacaggctGAGAGAGCATGGGGAGGGGAGAATTCAAATACCATGCATCTAGAGATtgctaaactttttatttttgttgattttttttgtttgtgttttttttttttggattacatTTAGTTGTTCAGAatgggaaaaacaaaaaatgcagaTGGCCAGCAGAATTAGGtatggtaaagaaaaaaaataaaacaatgtttagaGAACTGTAACTCTTGGAGTCGAGTGTATGCACTTTAAGAGacaactttatattttatttttattatttttttttattagtaataaaaataatataaataaatgaaaagcaaAAGATGGTTGTGATTAAAGGATCCTAAGCTTCTTGTTTTTTGGTCAagtagtggtaaaaaaaaaataaaaaaatattggttgATGGGGAAAGGCTCGAGCACAAATTAGTTTGTCAGGACAAAGGGGTATGGCAGCTGGAAGGGTGAGTGAAAGCACAGATGGTGGTAGTGGGTAAATTAGGTTGGAGGAGGTGGGTAGAGTGCGTATGGAGCTGGTGATAGTGGCAGCCAGAGGTGGAGAGGTTTTGCTTGTGGAAATGAGTAGAGTGCTGTGCGTTGTCGCTGTCTGCGGCATGTAGAGGGGTGAGCGTCGCCGCGAAGAGGGGAGCAAGAGCAAATATGTTGGCGGCATAAGGGAGTGAGGATGGAGTTGGTGGCAGTAGCTAGAAATAGTCACATGAATATGTCCATGAATGACACTGACATAGATGGGATAGCTGTATGCACCAATGGGTGATCACCTGTTCAAAGGGAGAGTTCAAATGTCCTGTTtctgaagtatttttttttcccctctggtTTCAGCCCGAGCGGCAAGAAATTCCGCAGCAAGCCACAGCTGGCCCGTTATCTTGGAAACTCTATGGACCTCAGCACTTTTGACTTTCGCACTGGGAAGATGCTGATGAGCAAAATCAACAAGAACCGCCAACGCATGCGGTATGATGGGCTAAACCAAGCTAAGGTATTAGATCTGCGGTTCATATTATACAAGAGCAAATGGGTTCTGATGGGTTTAATATAAATCTTGGAAGCAAACTGACACAATTTCTTTGTAGGGGAAACCCGATCTAAAcacagcacttcctgtcagacaaactgcatccatcTTTAAGCAGCCTGTAACCAAGGTGACCAACCATCCCACTAACAAGGTTAAAAGTGACCCTCAAAAGGCAGTTGACCAACCACGTCAGGTGAGACATGTATGATTAATGTGCCTTTTACTCTTTTGAGCTGTTTGTAGttgtaaaatgcaaaaaagaaCAGTTTTTAACAAAttattctaactttttttttttttttttttatattattcatgTTTCTTCTCCCCAGCTCTTTTGGGAAAAGAAACTTAGCGGACTAAATGCTTATGACATAGCCGAAGAATTGGTGAAAACTATGGAACTGCCAAAAGGATTACAAGGTAACTTCAAAATGGTAAAGCGTAAACTGTAATGGGGATAAATGTTATACTTGTGCATGTTTTTACTGACAGGTTTATTGGTGTCCATAGAATTTATGATCTATGATGGGAACTACAAATTCAGATTTTATGTGTGAGTAGAAAACTGGTGTTGCTTGTTGTGATCAGAATGGTTTAATGACATTAGTTACAGGACAAGTcctttttatggtctatattttgcagcacatatTGCAATTACATTAGCTATCACCTTGCTACTTAAAGGAACATGATAGTCACCAAAAACAATGTTATCTTAATGAAAccattttggtgtataaatcatgcccctgcagtctcactgctcaattctttgacatttacgagttaaatcactttttggtTTCTGTCCgtgaagccct comes from Pelobates fuscus isolate aPelFus1 chromosome 5, aPelFus1.pri, whole genome shotgun sequence and encodes:
- the MBD3 gene encoding methyl-CpG-binding domain protein 3, whose amino-acid sequence is MSSTNQRAQSYGEWIQSGPHPSGGGIREANDDIITERGMERKRWECSALPQGWKKEEVTRRSGLSAGKSDVYYYSPSGKKFRSKPQLARYLGNSMDLSTFDFRTGKMLMSKINKNRQRMRYDGLNQAKGKPDLNTALPVRQTASIFKQPVTKVTNHPTNKVKSDPQKAVDQPRQLFWEKKLSGLNAYDIAEELVKTMELPKGLQGVGPGCTDETLLSAIASALHTSTMPITGQLSAAVEKNPGVWLNTSQPLCKAFMVTDEDIRKQEELVQQVRKKLEEALMADMLAHVEEISKDGGAPVDKDIEDEEDEEDIKETETEDV
- the LOC134610343 gene encoding cytochrome b-c1 complex subunit 10, with translation MIGRILGTRYQQLAKSWAPIAATWGTVAGVGLIWATDWRLFLDYVPYVNGKFKDK